A genomic region of Raphanus sativus cultivar WK10039 chromosome 6, ASM80110v3, whole genome shotgun sequence contains the following coding sequences:
- the LOC108812678 gene encoding cadmium/zinc-transporting ATPase HMA3 — MALQNEDKNKEENKKTKQKWQKSYFDVLGICCPSEVPLIVNILKSLDGIKEYSVIVPTRTVIVVHDSLLISPSQIVKALNHARLEANVKVDGKTSFKNKWPSPFAMASGILLLLSFFKFLYAPAGWIAVAAVAAGIYPILAKAVASIGNCRVDINILIIITVAATLAMQDYMEAAAVVFLFTIAEWLETRASYKANAVMQSLMSLAPQKAIIAETGEEVEVDDVMVNTILAVKAGETIPIDGIVVDGNCEVDEKTLTGEAFPVPKQKDSTVWAGTINLNGYISVKTTALASDCVVTKMAKLVEEAQSSKTKSQRLIDQCSKYYTPAIILVSGCIAAVPAIMKVHNLNHWFHLALVVLVSACPCGLILSTPVATFCALTKAATSGLLIKSADYLDILSKIKITAFDKTGTITRGEFIVVDFKSLHRDISLRTLLYWVSSVESKSSHPMAATIVDYAKSVDVEPRTEEVEDYQNFPGEGIYGKIDGNDVYIGNKRIASRAKCSTVPEIEVDTKGGKTVGYIYVGERLAGVFNLSDACRSGVLQAMNELKDLGIKTAMLTGDNQDAAMHAQEKLGNALDVVHGELLPEDKSRIIQEFKKEGPTAMVGDGVNDAPALATADIGISMGISGSALATQTGHIILMSNDIRRIPQAIKLARSARSKVVQNVFLSIIFKVGILILAICGHPLIWAAVLVDVGTCLLVILNSMLLLREKDKGKNKKCYRSSVLNGKKLEGEADGELDLEAGLLSQSQCNSGCCGDKKAQEKVMKKQIGKSSSDHGHSGGCCSDKKAQEKVVMKKPSSKSSSDHGHSGGCCGDKKTQEKVVMKKPSSKSSSDHGHSGGCCSDKKQDNVKVLVKDSCCGEKTKKPDGDMASTSSCKKSTHVDHDMKLKGGSGCCTKDKEKNVEMQILGEEVIDLEKGLKKNAGEDCKTSCCGTKEKAMESSYLEKDVLIKETVKQTEEITLASEEETGSLDCWLGSCESKTTVKQSCHEKTSLDIEAGVSCDLKLACCGSIEGEELKEQFDLEVKSEGQCTSVCCGDEKQTGEITLACEEGTDGSDCCHEKDCLESEPGVIYDLKLVCCENTEGEVREKCDLEKGLQVKNQGECKSDCCDDEITLASGCCGSNKEVTQICCGTGLKQEGSSSLVNVVESGSKVREMVKLSSQSCCTNPTELVLSDLKKVETCCKVKTPEACGSKCKVKEKHHIGKSCCRSYAKAYCSHRHHHHHHHHGHHHHHHVGAA; from the exons ATGGCGTTACAGAACGAGGACAAgaacaaagaagaaaacaaaaagacaaaGCAGAAGTGGCAGAAGAGTTACTTCGATGTTTTGGGAATCTGTTGTCCGTCCGAAGTTCCTCTGATCGTGAATATTCTCAAGTCTCTCGACGGCATTAAGGAATATTCCGTTATCGTTCCGACGAGAACGGTGATCGTAGTCCACGACAGCCTCCTCATCTCTCCGTCCCAAATTG TTAAGGCACTGAACCATGCTAGGTTAGAAGCAAACGTGAAAGTAGACGGGAAGACCAGCTTCAAGAATAAATGGCCAAGCCCTTTCGCGATGGCTTCCGGCatactcctcctcctctccttcttcaaatttttataCGCACCTGCTGGTTGGATCGCTGTCGCAGCCGTGGCCGCCGGTATTTATCCAATACTTGCCAAAGCCGTTGCTTCTATAGGAAATTGCAGGGTCGACATCAACATCCTGATCATTATAACCG TGGCTGCAACACTTGCAATGCAAGATTACATGGAGGCAGCAGCAGTTGTCTTCTTATTCACCATAGCTGAATGGCTTGAAACAAGAGCTAGCTACAAG GCGAATGCGGTAATGCAGTCTCTAATGAGCTTAGCTCCCCAGAAGGCAATAATAGCAGAGACTGGAGAAGAAGTTGAAGTAGATGATGTTATGGTTAACACAATTTTAGCTGTTAAAGCTGGTGAAACCATACCAATTGATGGAATTGTGGTTGATGGAAACTGTGAAGTAGACGAGAAAACCTTAACCGGAGAAGCATTCCCTGTTCCTAAACAGAAAGATTCTACGGTTTGGGCTGGAACCATCAATCTAAACG GTTATATAAGTGTGAAAACAACTGCTTTAGCCAGTGACTGTGTGGTTACCAAGATGGCTAAGCTCGTAGAAGAAGCTCAGAGCAGTAAGACCAAATCTCAGAGGCTAATAGACCAATGTTCTAAGTACTATACACCAG CAATCATCTTAGTATCAGGTTGCATTGCGGCTGTCCCGGCCATAATGAAAGTTCACAACCTCAACCATTGGTTCCACTTAGCACTAGTTGTGTTAGTGAGTGCTTGTCCATGTGGTCTTATCCTCTCTACACCAGTTGCAACTTTCTGTGCACTTACTAAAGCAGCTACTTCAGGGCTTCTGATCAAAAGTGCTGATTATCTTGACATTCTCTCAAAGATCAAGATCACTGCCTTCGACAAAACTGGGACTATTACCAGAGGAGAGTTCATTGTTGTTGATTTCAAGTCACTTCATAGAGACATAAGCCTACGCACCTTGCTTTACTG GGTATCAAGTGTTGAAAGCAAGTCAAGTCATCCAATGGCAGCAACAATTGTGGACTATGCAAAATCTGTTGATGTTGAGCCTAGGACGGAAGAAGTTGAGGATTACCAGAACTTTCCTGGTGAAGGAATCTATGGGAAGATTGATGGGAACGATGTCTACATTGGGAACAAAAGGATTGCTTCTAGAGCTAAGTGTTCAACAG TTCCAGAGATTGAAGTTGATACCAAAGGAGGAAAGACTGTTGGATACATCTATGTAGGTGAAAGACTAGCTGGAGTTTTCAATCTCTCTGATGCTTGTAGATCAGGTGTCCTTCAAGCAATGAATGAACTAAAAGATCTTGGAATCAAAACCGCAATGCTAACGGGAGATAATCAAGATGCAGCAATGCATGCTCAAGAAAAG CTTGGGAATGCTCTTGATGTTGTACATGGAGAACTACTTCCAGAAGACAAATCCAGAATAATACAAGAGTTCAAGAAAGAAGGACCAACTGCAATGGTAGGAGATGGTGTGAATGATGCACCAGCTTTAGCTACAGCTGATATTGGTATCTCCATGGGGATCTCTGGATCTGCACTTGCAACACAGACTGGTCATATCATTCTGATGTCAAATGATATCAGAAGGATACCACAGGCGATAAAGCTAGCGAGAAGTGCTCGAAGCAAAGTTGTTCAAAACGTGTTTCTATCCATCATTTTCAAAGTAGGAATACTGATTTTGGCAATTTGTGGTCATCCTTTGATTTGGGCTGCGGTTCTGGTTGATGTAGGAACATGTCTGCTGGTGATTCTCAACAGCATGTTGTTGCTGCGTGAGAAGGACAAGGGCAAGAACAAGAAGTGTTACAGGTCTTCTGTGTTGAATGGTAAGAAACTTGAAGGAGAGGCGGATGGAGAGCTGGACTTGGAAGCAGGCTTGTTGTCACAGAGTCAATGCAACTCAGGATGTTGTGGTGATAAGAAAGCTCAAGAGAAGGTGATGAAGAAACAAATTGGTAAGTCCAGTTCTGACCATGGTCACTCTGGTGGTTGCTGTAGTGATAAGAAAGCTCAAGAGAAGGTGGTGATGAAGAAACCAAGTAGTAAGTCCAGTTCTGACCATGGTCACTCTGGTGGTTGTTGTGGTGATAAGAAAACTCAAGAGAAGGTGGTGATGAAGAAACCAAGTAGTAAGTCCAGTTCTGATCATGGTCACTCTGGTGGTTGTTGTAGTGATAAGAAGCAAGACAATGTAAAAGTGCTTGTGAAAGATAGCTGTTGCGGTGAGAAGACTAAGAAACCAGATGGAGATATGGCTTCAACGAGCTCATGCAAGAAGTCTACTCATGTCGACCATGACATGAAACTGAAAGGTGGTTCAGGTTGTTGTACCAAGGATAAAGAGAAAAATGTAGAGATGCAGATTCTTGGGGAGGAGGTAATTGATTTGGAGAAAGGTCTGAAGAAAAATGCTGGTGAAGACTGCAAAACAAGCTGTTGTGGAACTAAAGAGAAGGCTATGGAATCATCTTATCTGGAGAAGGATGTGCTGATTAAGGAGACAGTGAAACAAACCGAGGAGATAACTCTGGCTTCTGAGGAAGAGACAGGCAGTCTTGATTGCTGGTTGGGTAGCTGCGAGAGCAAGACCACAGTGAAGCAAAGCTGCCATGAGAAGACAAGTCTAGACATTGAAGCTGGTGTAAGTTGTGATCTCAAGTTAGCTTGCTGTGGTAGCATAGAAGGAGAAGAATTGAAAGAGCAATTTGATCTTGAGGTAAAGAGTGAAGGACAATGCACGTCTGTTTGCTGTGGTGATGAAAAGCAAACCGGAGAGATAACTCTGGCATGTGAGGAAGGGACAGACGGTTCTGATTGCTGCCATGAGAAGGATTGTCTGGAGAGTGAACCTGGTGTAATTTATGATCTCAAGTTGGTTTGTTGTGAGAACACAGAAGGAGAAGTGAGAGAGAAATGTGATCTTGAGAAGGGCTTGCAGGTGAAGAACCAAGGAGAATGCAAGTCTGATTGCTGTGACGATGAAATAACTCTGGCCTCAGGATGCTGCGGAAGCAACAAGGAAGTGACACAAATCTGCTGTGGAACTGGTTTGAAGCAAGAAGGGTCGTCTAGTTTGGTAAATGTGGTGGAGAGTGGTAGCAAAGTGCGAGAGATGGTGAAGCTTTCTAGCCAAAGCTGTTGCACAAATCCTACTGAGCTGGTGTTATCTGACTTGAAGAAGGTAGAGACGTGTTGCAAAGTGAAGACTCCTGAGGCTTGTGGATCTAAATGTAAGGTAAAAGAGAAGCATCACATCGGTAAAAGCTGTTGCAGGAGTTATGCCAAGGCATATTGTAGCCACAGgcatcatcaccatcaccaccaccacggCCACCACCATCACCACCATGTGGGGGCTGCTTGA